The Phyllopteryx taeniolatus isolate TA_2022b chromosome 2, UOR_Ptae_1.2, whole genome shotgun sequence nucleotide sequence acacacacacacagacacagacacacagcagTACATATTTCAAAGTTCATGCGTCTTCAATTTGAAAATACATGTGTAATGCTCtgttctgtggtgtgtcaaatttgcaaGACATTTTCTTTGGTCTGTTTTGCGggactttaaagaaaaaaagtatatgCCAAGGGCATCCGACACTAAAATTATTGATTGTATTTCACTTCACCACCAAGCCGTTCAATTAAACTTTTAAACGTTTGTGTGGATCTGTGCATGCGGCTGACACAAACGCAAATTGTCTCTCTGCTCTGACATTGTTTTGTGCACAACCTATGTTTTTGGACCAGTTTATTGTTGAAATGAACCGCTGTCTTTGTATTATTGTGTCCCACAGACATCAGTGAAGATCTTCATCCTGAGCAGCAGGAGTGGAGCTCCagggtggaggaggagaagccAGAGCCCccccacattaaagaggaagaggagccagaAGCCCTAAATATgaaagatgaagaagaggatCTCAGCATTAGTCAGGAGGGAGATCAGCTTCAAGGTCTGGAGCAGGGGGAGGTCTCCAAGTTGCCATTTACAGTCGTGCCTGTTAAGagtgaagatgatgaagaagacGGTGCCGGAGACCGTTGTGGAGGCTCTCGAGCAGAcagcctcttagctccactctCAGATAATGACGACCCAATGTCACACTCTCTTGACACTGATGATGATTACTCAGAAGGTTATAAGAGACGTCACATTAACAACACACGCTTCAAATGCTCGGAATGTGACCATACCTTTTATGACAGTAGTAATCTGAAAAGACACATGAGACGTCACACAGACTACACAGGCTTGAAATGCTCTCAGTGTGACAAAACGTTTTATGACACGTCAACCTTGAAACGGCACATGAGGGTCCACACCGGAGAGAAACCATTCAGTTGTTCATTTTGCGGCAAAAGATTCTCTCTCAAGTCAAACTTtgtaacacacacaagaacacacactggagagaagccatATTCCTGTTCAGTCTGCAACACAAGTTTTAGTGTTAGTTCATTATTGGTCCaacacatgagaacgcacactggggagaaacctttttcatgttcagtttgtggtaaaagattctcccAAAAGGGAACTTTAATAACTCAttcaagaacacacactggagagaaacccttcgcctgctcagtttgcggcaGACAGTTCTCCCAAAAGGGACATTTTGTCAGGCACACGAAAA carries:
- the LOC133472070 gene encoding gastrula zinc finger protein XlCGF57.1-like, with protein sequence MCERTTVKHEEELSRTQVYNDRQRLDAVFKPQDISEDLHPEQQEWSSRVEEEKPEPPHIKEEEEPEALNMKDEEEDLSISQEGDQLQGLEQGEVSKLPFTVVPVKSEDDEEDGAGDRCGGSRADSLLAPLSDNDDPMSHSLDTDDDYSEGYKRRHINNTRFKCSECDHTFYDSSNLKRHMRRHTDYTGLKCSQCDKTFYDTSTLKRHMRVHTGEKPFSCSFCGKRFSLKSNFVTHTRTHTGEKPYSCSVCNTSFSVSSLLVQHMRTHTGEKPFSCSVCGKRFSQKGTLITHSRTHTGEKPFACSVCGRQFSQKGHFVRHTKKHTEEKMFTCAVCNASLSSHTVLNKHMRTHSERPYSCSFCGQTFTLKVSLIRHTRTHTGEKPFACSVCSKVFSQNTNLMIHTRIHTGEKPFICSVCKIGFRDRSILVQHMRTHTGEKPFTCSVCGQTFSQRANLTRHKRRHSGKTTFFCSVCNTTCSASSGLCEHMSGHTEEST